From one Peredibacter starrii genomic stretch:
- a CDS encoding HNH endonuclease, giving the protein MKNLIPLQDNVKLAYRSSFSSKQEPYLSFLNAHLAHVEQAIDAYHAAAPLLLNLQPQMMSDTDRVNFQSIYSSKTKEFRSYLALLRTSQPTNFQKDICQYCGINLNRSIDHFFPKETYPMFSGVISNLIPCCKDCNQLKGLKTYSNGQRSFINLYHDTYLNIPFLICNVHFIPTLNINFTLDLAGLPQPAQLIVSNHFRELNLLQTYNSAIGTFFESTARECRGYDNASLRDSITRKINSLESVQGTNCFQVALLKALLQNINHFHGFINQ; this is encoded by the coding sequence TTGAAAAATCTAATACCTCTTCAAGATAACGTAAAGCTCGCTTATCGCTCTTCTTTCTCTTCTAAGCAAGAGCCATATCTATCTTTTTTGAATGCACACCTTGCACATGTTGAACAAGCTATAGATGCATATCATGCAGCAGCACCATTATTATTAAACTTACAGCCTCAAATGATGAGTGACACCGATCGAGTAAACTTCCAGAGTATCTATTCTAGTAAAACTAAAGAATTTAGAAGCTACCTAGCTTTACTAAGAACTTCGCAGCCTACAAATTTTCAAAAAGATATATGCCAGTACTGCGGCATTAACTTAAACCGAAGCATTGATCATTTTTTTCCCAAAGAAACCTATCCAATGTTTTCAGGAGTCATTTCAAATTTAATTCCATGCTGCAAGGATTGTAATCAATTAAAGGGACTGAAAACATATTCAAATGGACAAAGATCCTTCATAAACTTATATCATGACACCTACTTAAACATTCCCTTTCTCATTTGTAATGTTCATTTTATCCCCACTCTCAACATCAATTTCACCCTTGATCTCGCAGGCCTACCTCAACCAGCACAATTGATTGTCTCAAATCATTTTAGAGAATTAAATTTGTTACAGACATACAACTCTGCTATTGGAACTTTCTTTGAATCGACAGCAAGAGAATGTCGAGGATATGATAATGCAAGCCTTCGAGACAGTATCACCAGAAAAATAAATTCATTGGAAAGCGTGCAAGGAACAAATTGTTTTCAAGTAGCTCTTCTGAAAGCACTACTTCAAAACATCAATCATTTTCATGGTTTTATAAATCAGTAA
- a CDS encoding AAA family ATPase: MKFYVIDRYGSPPADKPPYCVLRADNWDDYTYKTTFHLSVYLKGINTGEIVQESIGTVKILNQDLKTTTLSPVFETLDSNFCSLGQEPLYYEKLSSLKAKTQKEILKALKDVVYDPDIYRLFKDNQGFKTSLLRFSPAEKALAEGQTILNKTKSDNFFKFTFKFKLESFENEHHIDFDFDYNDLLPFRINALVGKNGAGKTQCMTRLANVLSKENKSLGYFDGNSPLFDKVIAISYSAFDNIVKPVSGEKFSYKYCGLQDDSGVLNKTKLKEKINIALEEIHSLRRNSKWIEVLYELMSHNQYILNFNSHQGVLKIEDIFPNENLSSGQMMILSIVTDIIANIRRESLILFDEPENHLHPNATSTILKVFYKILEDFNSFAIICTHSPLILAEIPRKYIRVVDKVLGRVDVRMLDIETFGGNLNDITSNVFNVIESESMYKSKLLEISRNKSFDEVMRSFENKLSLGAQLYLKSLYKGRT, translated from the coding sequence ATGAAGTTTTACGTAATAGACAGATATGGATCTCCCCCAGCTGATAAACCTCCTTATTGCGTTTTAAGAGCTGATAACTGGGACGACTACACTTATAAAACCACGTTTCATCTATCGGTTTATTTAAAAGGAATAAATACAGGAGAGATAGTCCAAGAAAGCATTGGAACCGTTAAAATATTAAATCAAGATCTGAAAACAACAACTCTTAGTCCTGTATTTGAAACCCTGGACTCTAATTTTTGCTCACTAGGCCAAGAACCATTATATTATGAAAAACTTTCAAGCCTTAAAGCTAAAACTCAAAAGGAAATCCTTAAAGCATTAAAAGATGTTGTTTATGATCCAGACATTTACCGTTTATTCAAAGACAATCAGGGTTTCAAAACTTCACTGTTAAGATTCTCTCCAGCAGAAAAAGCACTCGCCGAAGGGCAGACAATTTTAAACAAGACGAAAAGCGACAACTTCTTCAAGTTCACTTTTAAATTCAAACTTGAATCATTTGAAAATGAACATCACATCGATTTTGATTTTGACTACAATGACTTATTACCTTTTAGAATAAATGCTCTTGTTGGTAAAAATGGTGCAGGCAAAACGCAGTGTATGACTCGGCTAGCGAATGTACTAAGCAAAGAAAACAAAAGTCTTGGTTATTTCGATGGGAATTCACCCTTGTTTGATAAGGTCATTGCTATATCCTATAGTGCTTTTGATAATATTGTTAAACCTGTCTCTGGTGAAAAATTTAGCTATAAATATTGCGGCTTACAGGATGATTCAGGCGTCCTTAATAAAACCAAACTCAAAGAAAAAATAAATATTGCTCTCGAAGAGATTCACTCCCTTAGAAGAAACAGCAAATGGATAGAAGTCCTATATGAACTTATGAGTCATAACCAATACATCTTAAACTTTAATAGCCACCAAGGAGTGCTGAAGATAGAAGATATTTTCCCTAATGAAAATCTCAGTTCTGGACAGATGATGATCCTATCGATTGTGACGGACATTATAGCAAACATCAGAAGAGAATCTTTAATACTTTTTGATGAACCCGAAAATCACTTACACCCGAATGCTACCTCAACAATTCTGAAGGTATTCTATAAAATTCTTGAAGACTTTAATTCATTTGCAATCATATGCACTCATTCGCCACTAATCCTTGCCGAAATTCCGAGGAAATATATCAGAGTCGTTGATAAAGTTTTGGGTAGAGTTGATGTAAGGATGTTAGACATAGAAACTTTCGGTGGGAATCTCAACGATATTACTTCAAATGTCTTCAACGTTATTGAGAGTGAAAGTATGTACAAGTCCAAGCTATTAGAAATTTCCCGAAATAAAAGTTTCGATGAAGTAATGAGAAGCTTCGAAAACAAACTAAGCTTAGGTGCACAACTTTATCTTAAAAGTCTTTACAAGGGCCGTACTTGA
- a CDS encoding helix-turn-helix domain-containing protein: MKHRTPDMIAIVTIKTTLKRLIADSGITVTHLSRATKIPAQTLHNWLAGAEPKSLTQLKKVADYFDVSLDYLCFGKEPKPKKVLNEYESEINAGIFEVVLRKVKRQ; encoded by the coding sequence ATGAAACACCGTACACCTGACATGATAGCTATTGTGACTATCAAAACGACTTTAAAAAGGCTTATTGCAGACTCAGGCATTACAGTGACCCATTTATCTCGGGCCACGAAAATACCTGCTCAAACGCTTCATAACTGGCTTGCAGGGGCCGAACCTAAAAGCCTTACCCAGCTAAAGAAGGTAGCAGACTACTTTGACGTAAGCTTGGATTACCTTTGCTTTGGGAAAGAACCTAAACCAAAAAAAGTCTTAAATGAGTATGAAAGTGAGATCAATGCAGGAATTTTTGAAGTTGTTCTCAGGAAGGTAAAGAGACAATGA
- the recQ gene encoding DNA helicase RecQ produces MREQKLLKILKETFGYTSFRFEQHKIINSVLDGNDTLAIMPTGGGKSLCYQIPALYLDGITIVISPLISLMQDQVMNLKEVGVKAVFLNSALSHHESRKTKEKIKQGKVKLVYVSPEGILTPTMIEFFKDVEISLIAIDEAHCVSQWGHEFRKDYTRLGELKDSFPEVPVIALTATADAKTRSDISDQLRLKSPALFISSFDRPNIKYIIQDRNDELKQLDGFIKSHHPEDTGIVYCLSRDKVERVAASLKKMGYPAVPYHAGLSQEVRTKNQERFNADDRIIVVATIAFGMGIDRPDVRFVAHLDLPKSIESYYQETGRAGRDGLPSTAWMIYGLQDVVKLSQMLATTDADENYKKIARHKLDSMLALCEAASCRRQFLLQYFGEAGKSTCNYCDTCLSPPVMWDATVDAQKIMSAIYRTKQIYGAGHVIDVLRGSRSAKVLERKHDELSVFGIGKDQPKEHWDIILRQLMNLNYVSIKDWEYRGLHLNQKSLEILTGKQKLQLRKQKLAPAKADKKENSRTREIKHDRHDLFEALRNLRNTIAKEKKLPSYIVFNDKSLHDMCHLLPRDEDEFLMVHGVGQSKFESYGDAFLEVIGEYLSSQ; encoded by the coding sequence GTGAGAGAACAAAAGCTTCTTAAAATTCTTAAAGAGACATTTGGGTATACGTCCTTTCGTTTCGAACAACATAAAATCATCAATTCAGTTTTAGACGGTAACGATACACTCGCCATCATGCCAACTGGTGGTGGTAAATCCCTTTGTTATCAAATCCCCGCCCTTTATCTTGATGGTATTACGATTGTTATTTCTCCACTCATCTCTTTGATGCAAGACCAGGTGATGAATTTGAAAGAAGTGGGGGTCAAGGCCGTCTTTCTTAATTCGGCCCTGAGTCATCATGAATCGAGAAAGACGAAAGAGAAAATCAAACAAGGCAAAGTAAAGCTCGTCTATGTTTCCCCAGAGGGAATTCTTACTCCGACGATGATCGAGTTTTTCAAGGACGTTGAGATTTCACTTATCGCCATTGATGAAGCCCATTGCGTTTCTCAGTGGGGACATGAATTCAGAAAAGATTATACAAGACTTGGTGAACTCAAAGATTCATTTCCGGAAGTTCCGGTGATCGCTTTGACTGCAACAGCCGACGCAAAGACTAGAAGTGATATTTCTGATCAGTTAAGATTGAAGTCCCCGGCACTTTTTATTTCTTCTTTTGACCGACCCAATATTAAATACATCATTCAAGATCGGAATGATGAACTTAAGCAGCTAGATGGATTCATCAAATCACATCATCCGGAAGACACCGGAATTGTCTATTGCCTCTCGAGAGATAAGGTTGAGAGAGTTGCGGCCTCTTTAAAGAAAATGGGCTATCCAGCAGTTCCCTATCATGCAGGACTTTCTCAAGAAGTGAGAACAAAAAATCAAGAGCGCTTCAATGCAGATGATAGAATCATTGTCGTTGCAACCATTGCATTTGGAATGGGAATCGATCGTCCAGATGTTCGATTTGTGGCCCACTTGGATTTGCCTAAGAGTATTGAGAGCTATTACCAGGAGACTGGTCGAGCAGGGCGAGATGGTCTGCCTTCTACGGCCTGGATGATTTACGGTTTACAGGATGTGGTCAAGCTATCGCAGATGCTCGCGACGACAGATGCCGATGAAAATTATAAAAAAATTGCCAGACATAAATTAGATTCAATGCTCGCTCTATGTGAGGCCGCTAGTTGCCGTCGTCAATTTCTTCTCCAGTATTTTGGTGAAGCCGGAAAGAGTACCTGTAATTACTGTGACACATGTCTTTCACCACCGGTCATGTGGGACGCTACTGTAGATGCCCAGAAAATAATGTCGGCCATTTACCGAACGAAGCAGATTTATGGTGCTGGGCATGTGATCGATGTTTTACGAGGGAGTAGAAGTGCTAAGGTACTTGAGAGGAAGCATGATGAACTCTCAGTTTTTGGCATTGGAAAAGATCAGCCTAAAGAGCATTGGGACATTATTCTTAGGCAGCTAATGAATTTAAACTATGTTTCGATTAAGGACTGGGAATATCGCGGTCTCCATTTAAATCAGAAGTCCCTCGAAATCCTGACAGGTAAGCAGAAGTTACAGTTAAGAAAACAGAAGTTGGCCCCGGCAAAAGCTGATAAGAAAGAAAATTCGAGGACGAGAGAAATTAAGCATGATCGCCATGATCTTTTCGAAGCTTTGCGTAATTTGAGAAATACTATCGCCAAAGAAAAGAAGCTACCTTCTTATATTGTTTTTAACGACAAATCCCTCCATGATATGTGCCACCTTCTTCCCCGAGACGAGGATGAATTTCTAATGGTTCACGGGGTGGGGCAAAGTAAATTCGAGTCTTATGGGGATGCCTTTTTAGAAGTCATTGGAGAATATCTAAGTTCGCAGTAA
- the paaZ gene encoding phenylacetic acid degradation bifunctional protein PaaZ, whose product MRQLENYALGKWTHGFGEGQQLFNAVTGEALYTASSRGLNFADMMDYARTTGGKKLRKMTFQERGRMLKALALHLNEKKEDFYKISYLTGATRVDSWIDIEGGIGNLFAYASLRRQFPDLPYYVDGGMEKLSKGGSFVGHHIAVPKQGVAIHINAFNFPVWGMLEKIAVNLFAGVPAIVKPATITSFLTEAVVKEIVASKILPEGSLQLICGSANGILDHVINQDVVTFTGSASTGKMLKSHSRLVQESVPFNLEADSLNAMVLGLDVKPGSAEFDIFIKEAAKEITIKAGQKCTAVRRLIVPENLIEAVQEGISKRLATTTIGSPENKDVRMGSLAGETQRQEVREKVNQLSRSQKIVYGNLDEFNVVGADAKKGAFMPPILFLNDRPFEKTDCHNIEAFGPVSTIMPYKTTDDAIELSRMGLGSLVSSIATADDDIAREFVVGAANMHGRILVFNADCAKESTGHGSPMPMLVHGGPGRAGGGEEMGGKRGVMHYLQRTAIQGSPTTLTKITNQYQYGAKQTICDVHPFRKYFEELKIGETLVTEKHHVTLEDIENFADLSGDKFYAHMDEKSLEGTMFKGRVAHGYFILSRAAGLFVDPPKGPVLLNYGLDECRFIKPVYPGATIGVRFTCKEKVDQEKKSPEDIAKGIVKWLVDVYDETGDSVAIATILTMVKKKNQNA is encoded by the coding sequence ATGCGCCAATTAGAAAACTACGCTCTCGGTAAATGGACTCATGGCTTTGGTGAAGGTCAGCAGCTATTCAATGCTGTGACTGGTGAAGCTCTTTATACAGCAAGCTCACGCGGTCTGAATTTTGCCGATATGATGGATTATGCTCGTACCACTGGAGGAAAGAAGCTTCGTAAGATGACTTTCCAGGAACGTGGGCGCATGTTGAAGGCACTCGCACTTCATCTCAATGAGAAAAAAGAAGATTTTTATAAGATCAGTTACCTCACGGGTGCTACTCGTGTGGATTCCTGGATTGATATTGAAGGTGGTATCGGTAACTTGTTTGCCTATGCGTCTCTTCGTCGTCAGTTTCCTGATCTTCCTTATTACGTAGATGGCGGTATGGAAAAGCTCTCTAAGGGCGGAAGCTTTGTGGGTCATCACATTGCTGTTCCTAAGCAGGGTGTAGCGATTCATATTAACGCTTTCAACTTTCCGGTTTGGGGAATGCTTGAAAAAATCGCGGTTAACCTGTTCGCGGGTGTACCGGCGATTGTGAAGCCTGCGACCATCACAAGTTTTTTAACTGAAGCAGTAGTAAAAGAAATAGTGGCCTCTAAAATTTTACCTGAAGGATCACTTCAGCTTATTTGTGGTTCTGCAAACGGAATTCTTGATCACGTCATCAATCAGGATGTGGTGACATTCACTGGTTCTGCCTCAACTGGTAAAATGCTTAAGTCTCACTCACGTTTAGTGCAAGAATCAGTACCGTTCAATCTGGAAGCAGATTCTTTAAATGCCATGGTTCTTGGTCTTGATGTGAAACCTGGTTCAGCTGAGTTTGATATCTTCATTAAAGAAGCCGCTAAAGAAATTACAATCAAAGCAGGACAAAAGTGTACGGCCGTACGTCGTCTCATCGTTCCTGAAAATCTTATCGAAGCTGTTCAAGAGGGCATTAGTAAGCGTCTTGCTACAACAACTATTGGTAGCCCTGAGAACAAAGATGTTCGTATGGGTTCACTTGCTGGTGAGACTCAACGTCAAGAAGTGCGTGAGAAAGTTAATCAATTGAGCCGTTCACAAAAAATCGTTTACGGTAACCTTGATGAATTTAATGTCGTAGGCGCTGATGCTAAGAAAGGGGCCTTCATGCCACCGATCTTGTTCTTAAACGATAGACCGTTTGAAAAAACTGACTGCCACAACATTGAGGCCTTCGGTCCAGTTTCAACTATCATGCCTTATAAAACGACCGACGATGCGATTGAACTTTCTCGCATGGGACTTGGTTCACTCGTTTCTTCAATTGCAACCGCAGACGATGATATTGCTCGCGAGTTTGTGGTTGGTGCTGCGAACATGCACGGACGTATTCTCGTGTTCAACGCTGATTGTGCCAAAGAGAGCACAGGTCACGGTTCTCCAATGCCAATGCTGGTGCATGGTGGCCCGGGTCGCGCAGGTGGTGGGGAAGAGATGGGTGGTAAGCGTGGAGTGATGCACTATCTTCAGCGCACGGCCATTCAGGGTAGTCCGACAACTCTAACTAAAATTACGAATCAATATCAGTATGGGGCAAAGCAGACGATCTGTGATGTGCACCCATTCCGCAAGTACTTCGAAGAACTTAAAATCGGTGAGACTCTTGTTACTGAAAAACACCATGTGACTTTGGAAGACATTGAGAACTTCGCTGATCTGTCAGGCGACAAATTTTATGCTCACATGGATGAAAAATCCCTCGAAGGCACAATGTTCAAGGGGAGAGTGGCCCATGGTTACTTCATCCTATCGAGAGCAGCTGGATTGTTCGTGGATCCTCCCAAAGGTCCGGTTCTTCTTAATTATGGTCTTGATGAGTGCCGTTTCATTAAGCCTGTATATCCTGGCGCCACAATTGGCGTGCGTTTTACCTGTAAAGAGAAAGTCGACCAGGAAAAGAAGTCACCCGAGGACATCGCTAAAGGCATCGTGAAATGGTTAGTAGACGTCTACGATGAGACTGGTGATTCTGTGGCCATTGCGACAATCTTGACCATGGTGAAGAAAAAAAATCAGAACGCTTGA
- a CDS encoding FAD-dependent oxidoreductase — MNEICIIGAGITGIHLAKQLSDSILLEKSRGVGGRIASRRLDGHPFNHGPQEIQIENISIKDPHKWIKDESKELMVLNNWEVTHLEHDSGKIKILGTNERVIESKKVILTCPAPQSKLILERSRKSAHFLEKIKYTSIVQFLVLTNLNSNFELLEKYFNLKIRRTLPNNQCFSLFEVKSEYLEEVLGKEKEAIKNECLSLVEGIVLDSHAHKWRYSEALTSLGPEHQFSFAEDNIFLAGDYFGSHGIKSSLESAQRLINYWQLI, encoded by the coding sequence ATGAACGAAATTTGCATTATAGGCGCAGGAATTACAGGTATTCACCTGGCAAAGCAATTATCAGATTCAATCCTTCTAGAGAAGTCACGAGGAGTAGGAGGAAGAATTGCCTCTCGCCGATTAGATGGTCATCCTTTTAATCATGGACCTCAAGAAATCCAGATTGAAAATATCTCAATAAAAGATCCACATAAATGGATAAAAGATGAATCAAAAGAACTGATGGTTCTAAACAATTGGGAAGTTACCCATTTAGAACATGATAGTGGAAAAATTAAAATTCTTGGGACAAACGAAAGGGTCATTGAAAGTAAAAAGGTAATACTGACATGTCCCGCTCCTCAAAGTAAGTTAATTCTCGAAAGGTCGAGAAAAAGCGCTCATTTCCTAGAAAAAATAAAATACACATCGATTGTTCAATTTTTGGTGTTAACAAATCTGAATTCTAATTTCGAGCTATTAGAAAAGTATTTCAATCTTAAGATTCGCAGAACTCTGCCTAACAATCAGTGTTTTTCTTTATTTGAAGTAAAGTCTGAATACCTCGAAGAAGTCCTGGGAAAGGAGAAAGAAGCCATAAAAAATGAGTGCTTGTCTTTGGTTGAGGGTATTGTTTTAGACTCTCATGCTCATAAATGGCGTTATTCAGAAGCTTTAACCTCTCTTGGGCCCGAACATCAGTTTAGTTTTGCTGAGGATAATATTTTTTTGGCGGGGGACTATTTCGGAAGTCATGGGATCAAAAGTTCTTTGGAGTCCGCTCAAAGACTCATCAATTATTGGCAACTGATATAG
- the ahpF gene encoding alkyl hydroperoxide reductase subunit F: MLDNNILEQLKNVYKALENEVTLTYAQSSHEKQKDLLDLIKSLASTSDKILVKESFENSEVPKLTLGHAGKETGITFLGVPGGHEFTSLVLAILNADGKGKLPDESILNRVKRLKGSVDIRTYISLSCENCPEVVQALNIMALNKPDFKHTMIDGGLVQDEVQKLGIQGVPSVMIGDKLISSGKIGLVDLISKLEKEFGIDDSVSAEPKTLDLGEFDVVVVGAGPAGASSAIYSARKGLRTAIIAERIGGQVQDTKGIENLIGIKYTEGPQLAAQLMAHISDYDIKILEHRRVKTVGEGPNKRIELESGEFLHTKSLIVATGAKWKELNIPGEKEYLGRGVAFCPHCDGPYFKGKDIAVVGGGNSGIEAAIDLAGIVKSVTVFEFMPTLKADKVLVDKLESLPNVKIIKNARTNRVIGDNGKVTALEFEDRTSGELKSLELDGVFVQIGLVPNSSFVKGVVEMNKFGEILVDEKCRTNIPGIYAAGDVTDVPYKQIIIAMGEGAKAGLSSFEDIMLK; the protein is encoded by the coding sequence ATGTTAGATAATAATATTTTAGAACAATTAAAGAACGTTTATAAGGCCCTTGAGAATGAAGTGACACTTACTTATGCTCAATCAAGTCATGAGAAGCAAAAAGATCTGCTCGACCTGATTAAGTCGTTAGCTTCAACATCTGACAAGATCCTCGTAAAGGAATCTTTCGAGAATTCTGAAGTACCAAAACTAACTTTGGGTCATGCTGGGAAAGAGACTGGCATTACTTTTTTAGGTGTTCCTGGCGGACATGAGTTTACTTCCCTGGTTCTCGCAATTTTAAATGCTGACGGAAAAGGCAAATTACCTGATGAATCCATCCTAAATCGAGTAAAGCGTCTTAAAGGCAGTGTGGATATTCGCACTTATATTTCTTTAAGTTGTGAAAATTGTCCTGAAGTAGTTCAGGCCTTAAACATCATGGCCCTTAACAAACCCGACTTTAAACACACTATGATTGATGGTGGTTTAGTTCAAGATGAAGTTCAGAAGCTCGGCATCCAAGGTGTCCCAAGTGTTATGATCGGCGATAAGCTAATCAGTTCGGGAAAAATTGGATTGGTAGATCTAATCTCAAAACTTGAAAAAGAATTTGGCATTGATGATTCAGTTTCAGCAGAACCAAAAACGCTGGATCTTGGTGAATTTGATGTGGTAGTCGTTGGTGCTGGACCCGCTGGCGCTTCATCTGCCATCTATTCTGCTCGAAAAGGCCTTAGAACTGCTATTATCGCTGAAAGAATTGGTGGTCAGGTTCAAGATACTAAAGGTATCGAAAACCTGATTGGGATTAAATATACGGAAGGTCCACAACTGGCAGCTCAACTTATGGCCCATATCTCAGATTACGATATTAAGATCCTTGAACACCGTCGTGTAAAAACCGTTGGTGAAGGTCCTAATAAACGTATTGAACTTGAAAGTGGTGAATTCCTGCATACGAAATCGCTGATTGTAGCAACTGGTGCGAAATGGAAAGAGCTTAACATTCCAGGTGAAAAAGAATACTTGGGTCGCGGAGTTGCCTTCTGTCCTCACTGTGACGGCCCTTATTTTAAAGGCAAAGACATTGCGGTAGTTGGTGGTGGTAACTCTGGTATCGAAGCTGCCATTGATCTTGCTGGTATTGTGAAATCAGTGACTGTCTTTGAATTCATGCCTACACTTAAGGCCGATAAGGTTTTAGTGGATAAATTAGAATCACTTCCTAATGTGAAGATCATTAAGAACGCCCGCACTAACCGCGTGATTGGTGACAACGGTAAGGTGACCGCACTTGAGTTTGAAGATCGCACTTCTGGTGAATTGAAATCTCTGGAGCTCGATGGTGTGTTCGTTCAAATTGGTCTCGTGCCGAACAGTTCATTCGTGAAAGGTGTGGTCGAGATGAATAAGTTTGGTGAAATCCTGGTTGATGAGAAATGTCGAACAAACATTCCTGGAATCTACGCTGCCGGTGATGTGACTGATGTACCTTATAAGCAAATCATCATCGCAATGGGTGAAGGTGCCAAGGCCGGTCTCTCATCGTTCGAAGACATCATGCTCAAATAA
- the ahpC gene encoding alkyl hydroperoxide reductase subunit C codes for MQTIINTKVPEFKAQVYHKNEFRTVTNKDIEGKWAVFFFYPADFTFVCPTELVDVAEKYEEFKKMGVEVYSVSTDTHFTHKAWHDTSESIKKINYPMLADPTGALSRAFGVYIEEEGLAYRGTFLVDPDGKIKLAEVQDNGIGRNADELLRKVQAAQFIRNHPNEVCPAKWKPGADTLKPGLDLVGKI; via the coding sequence ATGCAAACTATTATCAATACAAAAGTCCCGGAATTCAAAGCACAGGTATATCACAAGAATGAATTCAGAACTGTTACTAATAAGGACATCGAAGGCAAATGGGCCGTGTTCTTTTTTTACCCAGCTGACTTCACATTCGTGTGTCCAACTGAGCTTGTAGACGTTGCTGAGAAATATGAAGAATTCAAAAAAATGGGTGTTGAAGTTTACTCAGTAAGTACTGATACACACTTCACTCACAAAGCTTGGCACGATACTTCAGAATCAATCAAGAAGATCAACTACCCTATGCTAGCAGATCCAACTGGTGCTCTATCTCGCGCCTTCGGTGTGTACATCGAAGAAGAAGGTCTCGCTTACCGCGGTACTTTCCTAGTGGACCCAGATGGAAAAATTAAACTAGCAGAAGTTCAAGATAACGGAATTGGCCGTAATGCTGATGAACTTCTTCGCAAAGTTCAGGCCGCTCAATTTATCCGCAACCATCCGAACGAAGTATGTCCTGCTAAGTGGAAGCCAGGTGCTGATACTTTAAAACCAGGTCTAGACCTCGTTGGTAAAATCTAA
- a CDS encoding PDZ domain-containing protein, whose translation MRSIAIMSLIALVGCASEPASYKESKGKTGFSDKIVDQNLRVSTFQGNSATKKEKAQLYAKFHAIELCKEMNQPYTHILTIRDTSFQKEITQTNTYGPTYYYGVSPYYGRYGAYGAGVSMYGAYGPMNTQTTTDVKPVPQFDVYFECVPKAMDARMSFKSLSASDMKNLMQDVKGGVQVEEILPDSPNKNILQVGDIIIKGNGTRVEKVVELYQAHRNSNANQFTVEFFRNGKMKSANVKFLDVTEMVGTAQNEILKEACKEDGIKGVRDICK comes from the coding sequence ATGAGATCAATAGCTATTATGTCTCTTATTGCTTTAGTTGGTTGTGCTTCTGAACCTGCATCTTATAAAGAGAGCAAGGGGAAGACAGGGTTCTCAGACAAGATTGTCGATCAGAATCTAAGAGTTTCTACTTTTCAGGGGAATTCGGCGACGAAAAAAGAGAAGGCCCAACTCTATGCTAAGTTTCATGCGATTGAACTCTGTAAAGAAATGAATCAACCCTACACTCATATCCTAACGATTCGAGATACATCATTTCAAAAAGAGATCACTCAAACTAACACATATGGACCGACATATTATTACGGCGTCTCACCATACTATGGAAGATATGGAGCATACGGTGCCGGAGTGAGTATGTATGGGGCCTATGGACCCATGAATACGCAGACCACAACCGACGTGAAACCAGTGCCACAGTTCGATGTTTACTTTGAATGTGTTCCAAAAGCTATGGATGCCCGAATGTCCTTCAAAAGTTTATCGGCATCCGATATGAAGAATCTCATGCAAGATGTGAAAGGCGGTGTTCAGGTTGAAGAAATTCTTCCTGACTCCCCTAACAAGAATATTCTACAAGTGGGTGACATTATCATCAAAGGTAATGGGACTCGCGTGGAAAAAGTGGTTGAACTTTATCAAGCTCACCGAAACTCCAATGCAAATCAGTTTACCGTTGAATTCTTTAGAAATGGGAAAATGAAATCTGCGAATGTTAAATTCCTCGATGTGACTGAAATGGTTGGAACGGCCCAGAATGAAATTCTGAAAGAGGCATGTAAAGAAGATGGCATTAAAGGTGTGCGAGACATCTGCAAATAG